A genomic window from Cytobacillus suaedae includes:
- a CDS encoding polyprenyl synthetase family protein → MIFLKEELVYQTDEWYRSAEERAASYFTVLFEQLKDKTYVPILTKDIQTWKQSHIHHWSLFSLFSRKNREPSTKEYHAYIQYLNYTGKLEDYLNRSISYLYMRDLGKALDSVETQTKIQQVVGNLKNSLLDSTPSGSGDSFNLAGVYRWAQKEGIESTFIWMITKLRNVASNIPEGMEAEHAQRKLIKIIAGVLMQEIEEMGDNVPPEERKHRLEKAIRLGYSYGLTYPFIDDLLDANILSPKETMQYTELIRTTLTTGYVPELRYWSGSNKDLIYYIHSELREAFQYIKSNQRPETEKIFLEQAYVFFQSQEVDREKSLSNGTYTNEELYIPVILKSSSSRLIVRTVITASEDEDIDNRTFYYGIYNQLADDFADMFDDMKDGSVTPYTYYLKYHEQRKDLINPFELYWTVISNLIHNVYQSDPNTREVILDRAINGLKRFKKRAGTLVYNEVMEIFSSGNPSFNRLLQTMVKKAADVDFFDKLLRDRIIAILKKDKKEREAFGDKVEKIRKQINDMLPIDTSSQDDPVTEAANYSLKGDGKRLRPIITWVMGVEGYGLAQTSIVPILKSLEYMHTASLIFDDLPSQDNAKMRRGRPTLHQVKDVAVAELTGLFLTQKAIEEQTMLDHFDAKTVVQLIQYTTRITGEMCKGQVMDLEGKGKRLSLEQLEAISLYKTGIAFEASLIMPAILGKATEQELNTLKEFARHAGIAFQIKDDLLDAEGDVKLLGKSPGKDIENNNSTFVTILGIEDARKELWEHYCLAMEALEKVPRNTTFLKHLVNYIVNRDH, encoded by the coding sequence ATGATTTTTTTGAAAGAGGAGTTAGTTTATCAGACTGATGAATGGTATCGGTCGGCTGAAGAAAGGGCAGCTTCTTATTTTACTGTGCTTTTTGAGCAGCTGAAGGATAAGACCTATGTCCCTATCCTAACGAAAGACATACAGACATGGAAGCAGAGCCATATTCATCATTGGTCCTTATTTTCCTTATTCTCTCGTAAGAATAGAGAACCAAGTACAAAGGAGTATCACGCCTATATTCAATATCTCAATTATACTGGTAAACTAGAAGATTATTTGAATCGGAGCATTTCATATCTTTATATGAGGGACTTAGGCAAAGCGCTAGATTCGGTAGAAACACAAACTAAGATTCAACAAGTAGTTGGCAACCTTAAGAATTCTCTTCTTGATTCAACACCTTCTGGTTCAGGAGATTCGTTTAACTTAGCGGGTGTGTATAGATGGGCCCAGAAAGAGGGGATTGAATCTACCTTTATCTGGATGATTACAAAACTAAGAAATGTAGCTTCGAATATTCCAGAGGGAATGGAGGCAGAGCATGCCCAACGAAAATTAATAAAAATTATTGCGGGTGTACTTATGCAGGAAATCGAAGAGATGGGAGATAATGTCCCTCCTGAAGAACGGAAGCATAGACTAGAAAAAGCAATTAGGCTCGGCTATTCTTACGGCCTTACATATCCCTTCATTGATGATCTCCTCGATGCTAACATTCTATCTCCAAAGGAGACTATGCAATACACGGAATTAATTCGAACTACGCTTACAACTGGTTACGTTCCAGAACTACGATACTGGTCTGGAAGCAATAAAGATCTTATTTATTATATTCATAGCGAGTTACGAGAAGCATTTCAGTATATAAAATCAAATCAGCGGCCTGAGACTGAAAAAATATTTCTTGAACAAGCCTATGTTTTTTTCCAATCACAAGAAGTAGATCGTGAAAAAAGTCTATCCAATGGAACTTATACAAATGAAGAGCTTTATATACCGGTTATTTTAAAATCATCTTCATCACGGTTGATTGTTAGAACAGTGATCACTGCTTCTGAAGATGAGGATATTGATAACCGAACCTTTTATTATGGAATTTACAATCAGCTCGCAGATGATTTTGCTGATATGTTTGATGATATGAAGGACGGTTCGGTTACACCTTATACATATTATTTAAAATATCATGAGCAACGAAAAGATCTCATCAATCCTTTTGAATTGTACTGGACGGTCATTTCGAACCTCATTCATAACGTGTATCAATCAGATCCAAATACACGTGAGGTTATATTAGATCGTGCGATCAATGGTCTTAAAAGATTTAAAAAAAGAGCGGGAACGCTTGTCTACAATGAGGTTATGGAGATTTTTTCATCAGGTAATCCTTCATTTAATCGTTTACTTCAAACGATGGTAAAAAAAGCAGCTGATGTTGATTTCTTTGATAAATTGCTCCGTGATCGAATCATTGCCATTTTAAAAAAGGACAAGAAAGAGCGTGAGGCATTCGGAGATAAGGTTGAAAAAATTAGAAAGCAAATCAATGATATGTTGCCAATTGATACTAGTAGTCAAGACGATCCAGTTACTGAGGCAGCGAACTATAGTTTAAAGGGAGATGGGAAGCGGTTAAGGCCTATTATTACTTGGGTTATGGGAGTGGAGGGATATGGTTTGGCCCAAACTTCCATCGTGCCGATTCTGAAATCATTGGAATATATGCATACCGCATCTCTCATTTTTGATGACTTACCCTCTCAGGATAATGCAAAAATGCGTAGAGGCCGTCCTACTCTTCATCAGGTGAAAGACGTTGCGGTGGCAGAACTAACAGGGTTATTTTTAACTCAAAAGGCCATTGAAGAACAAACAATGCTTGATCATTTTGATGCGAAAACAGTGGTCCAATTGATCCAATATACAACTAGAATTACCGGAGAAATGTGTAAGGGCCAGGTGATGGACTTAGAGGGAAAAGGCAAACGCTTATCACTTGAACAATTAGAAGCGATATCACTGTATAAAACCGGAATTGCATTCGAAGCTTCCCTTATTATGCCAGCTATTCTTGGTAAAGCGACTGAACAGGAACTAAATACATTAAAAGAATTTGCCCGCCATGCGGGAATCGCGTTTCAAATAAAAGATGACTTACTTGATGCAGAAGGGGACGTAAAGTTACTAGGTAAATCTCCCGGAAAAGACATTGAGAATAACAATTCTACATTTGTAACAATTCTAGGCATAGAAGATGCACGAAAAGAGCTGTGGGAACACTATTGTCTTGCAATGGAGGCACTGGAAAAAGTACCACGTAATACTACCTTCTTAAAGCATTTAGTGAATTATATCGTGAACCGGGATCACTAA
- a CDS encoding DUF1456 family protein, with product MTNNDILIRLRYALDIRDIDMVEMFKLGGVDVTKEDVQMMLKKTYEDDEYEENEEIYKINNKKIESFLNGFITFKRGKQEPKPGQPTPPPQSEPVNNMLLKKVKIALSLTSEDMIEILELAGISISKGELGAFLRKVGHKNYKTCLDKFARNFLKGLAIKYRG from the coding sequence ATGACTAATAATGATATTTTAATTCGATTACGATATGCACTAGATATTAGAGACATCGACATGGTAGAAATGTTTAAACTAGGTGGAGTTGATGTAACAAAAGAAGATGTGCAAATGATGCTGAAAAAAACATATGAAGATGATGAGTATGAGGAAAATGAAGAGATTTATAAAATTAACAATAAAAAGATAGAGTCATTTTTAAATGGCTTCATTACGTTTAAAAGAGGAAAGCAGGAGCCTAAGCCTGGACAACCTACACCACCACCTCAAAGTGAACCTGTGAATAATATGCTTTTAAAGAAAGTAAAGATTGCTCTTTCGTTAACGAGTGAGGATATGATTGAAATTCTAGAGTTAGCGGGAATTTCTATTTCTAAAGGAGAACTCGGTGCATTTTTACGTAAAGTAGGACATAAAAATTACAAGACTTGCTTGGACAAATTCGCTCGTAATTTCTTGAAGGGATTGGCTATTAAGTATAGGGGTTAA
- a CDS encoding redoxin domain-containing protein — protein sequence MPGWQDFYEKYKNEGFEFLSVSVDIQGAEVVKPYAKDRSFTTVIDSENVFANLFGFKIVPNGIFIDKNGVIRLIKQGFQISNEEHTEAVRQLLKGEVEKVVLDDQYYNPTTKESDIEIQLAQTKFKLGMEYARNGKKEEALKELDEALLLDSDNFLIRKQRWYIRHPEKFSPTIDVEWQQKQLEKEKAEEAQRKGEDCGPDGCVIPGTQDSKSE from the coding sequence CTGCCTGGATGGCAGGATTTTTATGAAAAGTATAAAAATGAGGGATTTGAATTTTTATCTGTATCTGTCGATATTCAAGGAGCAGAAGTCGTAAAACCTTATGCAAAAGATAGATCGTTTACTACAGTCATAGACTCTGAAAATGTCTTTGCGAATCTCTTTGGTTTTAAAATAGTTCCAAATGGAATTTTTATTGATAAAAATGGAGTGATCCGCCTCATTAAACAAGGGTTTCAAATTTCGAATGAGGAACATACAGAAGCGGTTAGACAACTACTTAAAGGTGAAGTTGAAAAAGTCGTTTTAGATGACCAGTATTATAATCCAACTACCAAAGAAAGTGATATTGAAATCCAACTAGCTCAAACGAAGTTTAAACTAGGAATGGAATACGCTAGAAATGGTAAAAAAGAAGAAGCCTTAAAAGAGCTTGATGAAGCTTTACTATTGGATAGTGATAATTTCTTAATTCGAAAACAACGTTGGTATATTCGACACCCGGAAAAATTTTCCCCAACCATTGATGTTGAATGGCAACAAAAGCAACTTGAAAAAGAGAAAGCAGAAGAAGCACAACGAAAAGGTGAAGATTGTGGTCCGGATGGTTGTGTGATTCCGGGGACGCAAGATTCTAAAAGTGAATAG
- a CDS encoding chemotaxis protein, whose protein sequence is MLRFLQLHKSKSEQFEATLEFNYNDESINLPNELLEMRLRYMGFTKKHLDILVEIQPIIMEIAEEVLDKVLDHLYTFKPLERIATTHSTRERLKKVFVYYFSSVFSGKIDEKFLEMRNRIGGTHNNADLPIGWFLATYQTMQTLLIPKIVECYQSEPKKLADVLLAVTHIINFDSQLVTENYLNSRINQVKELTNKTLELQKEMTSMSQELAASVEQTDASIFETTQKAEQIKSETHNTEKSSKNLLNLSNENEKQMEKLTTSFSELKKTIGESIQVTDVVKQITNTISDMTKQIEGIADQTNLLALNASIEAARAGDHGKGFAVVAQEVRKLSENTKTMSNAIVESIQKSNQQINDLSSRMNEMSVSSESSQQEIDRVKGGLQTVKMEMENYIDMFSRNKKDLDYIVESISEIKGTMTGISTLSSDLLYKAESMQ, encoded by the coding sequence ATGCTACGGTTTCTGCAATTACATAAAAGTAAAAGTGAACAGTTTGAAGCTACTCTCGAGTTTAATTACAACGATGAATCTATTAATCTGCCAAATGAGTTACTAGAGATGAGACTCCGTTATATGGGGTTTACAAAAAAACATCTTGATATCCTTGTGGAAATTCAGCCTATTATTATGGAGATAGCCGAAGAGGTGCTTGACAAGGTACTTGATCATCTCTACACATTTAAACCACTTGAGCGAATTGCAACAACACATTCTACTAGAGAAAGATTAAAGAAGGTTTTTGTCTATTATTTTAGCAGTGTGTTTAGCGGAAAAATAGATGAAAAATTTCTTGAAATGCGCAACCGTATTGGGGGAACTCATAATAATGCGGATCTTCCGATTGGGTGGTTTTTAGCAACCTACCAAACTATGCAAACTCTACTAATTCCAAAGATTGTTGAATGTTATCAGTCTGAACCAAAGAAACTAGCAGATGTACTTTTAGCTGTAACGCATATTATTAACTTTGACTCGCAGCTTGTTACTGAAAACTATTTAAATAGTAGAATCAATCAAGTGAAGGAGCTAACCAATAAAACGTTAGAGCTACAGAAGGAAATGACGTCTATGAGTCAGGAACTTGCCGCATCAGTAGAACAGACGGATGCTTCTATATTTGAAACGACTCAAAAAGCTGAACAAATAAAATCTGAAACACATAACACTGAAAAAAGTAGTAAAAACTTATTAAATCTATCGAATGAAAACGAAAAGCAAATGGAAAAATTAACAACATCTTTCTCAGAATTAAAGAAGACAATAGGTGAATCGATTCAAGTTACGGATGTAGTAAAGCAAATTACGAATACAATATCCGATATGACCAAGCAAATCGAAGGAATCGCTGATCAAACGAATTTATTAGCACTTAATGCATCCATTGAGGCAGCTAGAGCTGGAGATCATGGTAAAGGATTTGCGGTAGTTGCTCAAGAAGTTAGAAAGCTTTCGGAGAATACGAAAACTATGAGTAATGCAATTGTTGAATCTATTCAAAAAAGTAACCAACAAATTAATGACTTAAGTAGTCGTATGAATGAGATGAGTGTATCATCTGAAAGTTCGCAACAAGAGATCGATCGAGTAAAAGGTGGTCTTCAAACGGTTAAAATGGAGATGGAGAACTACATAGATATGTTCTCACGTAATAAGAAGGATTTAGATTATATTGTAGAGTCAATTAGCGAGATTAAAGGTACCATGACGGGGATTTCCACATTATCATCTGATTTACTTTATAAAGCCGAGAGTATGCAGTAA
- a CDS encoding phosphatidate cytidylyltransferase, whose amino-acid sequence MNSTLWTQVVIFLSLLVISILFSIVKKSQPTKDFSALSLRVKTWWGMFVIFVFATLFNPIVSLISLMVLCFFALKEYFSMFKTRKVDRRAFLWAYLSIPIQFYWIYIEWYGMFIVFIPIYVFLFLPLPRILGKKGTVGFLRSVSSTQWGLMLMVFGLSHLAYFQFASPEYGANLVLFLVLLTQLNDAVHFLISLYFGKRKVVPTANANISWEGFIGATIVTTTVAYFVFPYLTPFDVTFGIISGLLIAFGGFFGALTISVLKRDLLIGDDEKLGATGESYLSRVDSLTYTAPIFFHVIRYFFDFM is encoded by the coding sequence ATGAATAGTACACTTTGGACACAGGTAGTGATTTTTCTTAGTTTACTAGTAATTAGTATATTATTTAGTATTGTAAAAAAGAGCCAGCCTACTAAAGATTTTTCAGCATTATCGCTACGTGTAAAAACATGGTGGGGTATGTTTGTTATCTTTGTTTTTGCAACTCTATTTAATCCAATTGTTTCTCTAATTTCTCTAATGGTGCTTTGCTTCTTTGCTCTAAAAGAATATTTTTCTATGTTCAAAACAAGGAAGGTTGATCGTAGGGCTTTTTTGTGGGCTTATCTTTCCATTCCGATTCAGTTTTATTGGATTTACATTGAGTGGTATGGCATGTTTATTGTCTTTATTCCGATTTATGTATTTTTGTTTTTACCATTACCACGAATCCTAGGAAAAAAAGGGACGGTTGGATTTTTACGTTCGGTAAGCTCAACTCAATGGGGATTAATGCTGATGGTATTTGGTTTGAGCCATCTTGCCTACTTTCAATTTGCATCTCCCGAATACGGAGCGAATCTCGTCTTGTTCTTAGTATTACTTACACAGCTGAATGATGCTGTACACTTTTTAATCTCGCTCTATTTTGGAAAAAGAAAAGTGGTCCCAACAGCAAACGCAAATATTTCCTGGGAGGGGTTTATTGGTGCAACCATTGTTACAACAACTGTTGCCTATTTCGTATTTCCTTACCTAACCCCATTTGATGTCACATTTGGCATTATTTCGGGTCTACTCATTGCCTTTGGAGGATTTTTCGGGGCACTTACCATATCTGTTTTGAAACGTGATTTACTTATTGGGGACGACGAAAAACTGGGCGCTACTGGAGAAAGCTACCTCAGCCGAGTCGACAGCCTAACGTACACAGCACCAATCTTCTTCCACGTAATAAGGTACTTCTTTGACTTTATGTAA
- a CDS encoding hydantoinase/carbamoylase family amidase, whose translation MATLSINQSRLQERIEKLSEIGRTKDNGVERIALSEEDKVGHLLLSEWMREAGLSVRHDHFGNLIGRKEGTDPSLPVIMVGSHTDSVRNGGKFDGVIGVLAGIEIAQMITEAGISHQHPLEVVSFCEEEGSRFNDGIFGSRGMVGKVTQQDLQKVDDNHITRFEALQNFGFGINPLLIEESVRKQGEIKYFFEMHIEQGPLLESKNIPVGIVSGIAGPAWFKVKLTGEAGHAGTVPMNLRKDPLVGAAEIISEIERVCGSDPSVPTVGTVGRIQCLPGGTNIIPSTVEFTMDIRDIDLDRRNEAIKQVMKKIEEVCHNRGLQYDIEKNVDAAPVRCSEEIIQTFETVCSENGVDAPVMVSGAGHDAMFMADITEVGMIFVRSRDGISHHPEEWTDIEDITVGTKIMLEAVLKHL comes from the coding sequence ATGGCAACTTTATCAATTAATCAATCAAGGCTTCAAGAACGAATCGAAAAGCTAAGTGAAATAGGTAGAACAAAGGACAATGGTGTGGAACGAATTGCTTTAAGTGAAGAGGACAAGGTTGGACATTTGCTTTTGTCCGAGTGGATGAGAGAAGCTGGACTATCGGTTCGTCATGATCACTTTGGTAATTTAATAGGTAGAAAAGAAGGGACAGATCCTAGTTTACCTGTTATTATGGTCGGATCTCATACAGATTCTGTACGAAATGGTGGGAAATTTGATGGTGTAATTGGGGTTCTTGCTGGGATTGAAATTGCTCAGATGATTACTGAGGCAGGGATTTCACACCAACACCCTCTTGAAGTCGTTTCCTTTTGTGAGGAAGAGGGCTCACGATTTAACGATGGTATATTTGGAAGTAGAGGGATGGTTGGGAAGGTTACTCAACAGGACCTACAAAAAGTAGATGATAACCACATCACGAGATTTGAAGCATTGCAGAATTTCGGTTTTGGCATTAATCCATTATTAATAGAGGAATCAGTTAGGAAACAAGGTGAGATTAAATATTTCTTTGAGATGCATATTGAACAAGGCCCATTACTTGAGAGCAAAAACATCCCAGTCGGAATCGTAAGTGGGATTGCAGGGCCGGCATGGTTTAAGGTTAAGTTGACCGGAGAAGCGGGGCATGCTGGCACTGTTCCAATGAATCTTAGAAAAGATCCATTGGTTGGGGCAGCTGAGATAATATCTGAGATTGAAAGAGTCTGTGGAAGTGATCCTTCTGTACCTACAGTTGGGACTGTTGGTCGTATACAATGTCTGCCTGGTGGTACAAATATTATCCCAAGCACAGTTGAATTTACGATGGATATTCGTGACATTGACTTAGATAGAAGAAATGAAGCAATCAAGCAGGTTATGAAGAAAATCGAAGAGGTATGCCACAATCGAGGACTTCAATATGATATTGAGAAAAATGTGGACGCAGCTCCAGTTCGTTGCTCTGAAGAAATCATTCAAACGTTTGAAACAGTTTGTAGTGAAAATGGAGTAGATGCACCAGTCATGGTCAGTGGAGCAGGTCATGATGCAATGTTCATGGCAGACATAACTGAAGTCGGGATGATCTTTGTCCGCTCTCGAGATGGAATCAGCCACCATCCAGAAGAATGGACAGATATCGAGGATATAACCGTAGGAACCAAAATCATGCTCGAAGCAGTCCTTAAACATTTATAG
- a CDS encoding redoxin domain-containing protein → MLLQTIPNIQLPDLDGNQVSLDHYKGKNTLIFMWASW, encoded by the coding sequence ATGTTGTTACAAACGATACCGAATATCCAGCTCCCTGATTTGGACGGGAACCAAGTATCATTGGATCATTATAAAGGGAAGAATACGCTCATTTTCATGTGGGCTTCATGGTGA
- a CDS encoding serine/threonine protein phosphatase yields MKRMLAISDIHGELDKFERLLELVNYDSTQDQLLLLGDFVDRGPQSRAVLDKVIGLKAEGAIALIGNHEKMMMDAFHGDPMNLKRWFYNGGIKTLQNYGYEIEKDDAKYWFTTDEIPAPLYMNKEIQSHIEILKTFPYYYETNTHIFVHAGVHPETALEETERHTLVWIRDEFHQGYSGEKTVVFGHTPTKRLHKSDEVYFGENNIIGIDGGCAYGGRLYCLEVGSSEVYYVE; encoded by the coding sequence TTGAAACGAATGTTAGCAATTAGTGATATTCATGGAGAATTAGATAAATTCGAGCGACTTTTAGAGCTTGTTAACTATGACAGTACACAGGATCAACTCTTACTATTAGGTGACTTTGTTGATCGTGGCCCTCAATCCAGAGCTGTTTTAGATAAGGTAATAGGATTGAAGGCTGAAGGTGCAATTGCCTTAATTGGTAATCATGAAAAAATGATGATGGACGCCTTTCATGGTGATCCAATGAACTTAAAGCGTTGGTTTTACAACGGCGGTATTAAAACACTCCAAAACTATGGATATGAAATTGAAAAGGACGATGCGAAGTATTGGTTTACAACTGATGAAATTCCTGCCCCTCTCTACATGAATAAAGAGATCCAATCACATATTGAGATTTTAAAAACATTTCCTTACTACTATGAAACAAACACTCATATTTTTGTTCATGCAGGTGTTCATCCAGAGACAGCACTAGAGGAAACAGAACGTCATACATTAGTGTGGATTCGCGATGAATTCCATCAGGGCTATAGTGGGGAAAAGACGGTTGTGTTTGGACATACTCCCACAAAACGATTACATAAAAGTGACGAAGTCTATTTTGGTGAAAATAACATCATTGGAATTGATGGCGGCTGTGCTTATGGTGGTAGGTTATATTGTTTAGAGGTTGGTAGTTCTGAGGTTTATTATGTGGAATAA